A window from Leptospira meyeri encodes these proteins:
- a CDS encoding transglutaminase-like domain-containing protein, with protein MKKTFLVLVFLSFLSSLFAVSIGEVPIFWTELRSKYNWKTNSTFPESESVELFEATLYTNGRLLFQTKDVTKQNAIFVWNLDSGESKKLSWDGGRVTGWTECSGRILIQTTKELWELDAETFVVKRNLPWPNKGKSWNDIVCLENKIYRLVADQLEVYGLDSGEIESKIPLPFSSVQRITKRSEKEILLISSYWGNTVQVFSPKDPTNTKEWKFPVNHRALFKLVALSENHLLIFDPITKIYGEWMVFGNSILPLDSPIEVADGTRAYRFSPIQNKIEYRFSLTALSDVPETQYQVLLPKQNISSQKLYEEEFDSASILEIDEYGNRSLVLTIPPLKAGENKEIKVYSALLTRYKIHWNLDPTMTLSKNQKMEGLENFLLDDWFLKMDSSVVIEKRNLLFQDDTNVKQILTKTQEYVSSIPYKSGSFESAPKVIEKNNGGCTEHSYVTMALLRGMGIPSRLVWNYLPTESSKEITFNHKFVEVWVEGFGWIPMEPLAPPKSKPGITHARHVVFAGLSGTNHPKIAGGDRLVQLSKDQLGLAKKIKFKLVVVKLDTEKEDTEEKTLPQKTNRAINSGEDLIVP; from the coding sequence ATGAAAAAAACTTTTTTGGTTTTAGTTTTCTTATCATTCCTTTCTTCTTTATTTGCAGTTTCTATTGGCGAGGTTCCCATTTTTTGGACGGAACTTCGTTCGAAGTACAATTGGAAAACAAACTCAACATTCCCAGAATCAGAATCAGTCGAATTATTTGAAGCAACCTTATATACAAATGGTAGGTTGTTATTTCAAACAAAAGATGTTACCAAACAAAATGCCATTTTTGTTTGGAATTTAGACTCAGGAGAATCTAAAAAATTAAGCTGGGATGGTGGTAGGGTAACAGGTTGGACAGAATGTTCTGGTAGAATTTTGATCCAAACAACAAAAGAGCTCTGGGAATTAGATGCGGAAACATTTGTTGTGAAGAGGAATCTTCCTTGGCCAAACAAGGGAAAGTCTTGGAATGATATAGTTTGTTTAGAAAACAAAATCTATCGGTTGGTGGCAGACCAATTGGAAGTGTATGGATTGGATTCTGGCGAGATAGAATCAAAGATCCCTCTCCCTTTTTCTTCCGTCCAAAGAATTACGAAACGAAGTGAAAAAGAAATTCTCCTTATCTCTTCATATTGGGGAAATACCGTCCAAGTTTTTTCCCCTAAAGATCCCACAAATACGAAGGAATGGAAGTTCCCAGTCAACCATAGAGCTCTTTTTAAATTGGTTGCATTATCAGAAAATCACTTACTGATCTTTGATCCAATAACAAAGATTTATGGTGAGTGGATGGTGTTTGGGAATTCCATTTTGCCTTTGGATTCTCCTATTGAAGTAGCAGATGGCACTAGGGCTTATCGATTTTCTCCAATCCAAAATAAAATTGAATATCGGTTTTCGTTAACAGCTCTCTCTGATGTTCCCGAAACTCAATACCAAGTTCTCCTTCCAAAACAAAATATAAGTTCACAAAAATTATACGAAGAAGAATTTGATTCAGCATCTATCCTAGAGATCGATGAATATGGGAACAGATCTTTGGTTCTTACCATCCCTCCACTCAAAGCAGGTGAAAACAAGGAAATAAAAGTTTATAGTGCTTTACTCACTCGTTATAAAATTCATTGGAATTTGGATCCAACAATGACCCTTTCAAAGAATCAAAAAATGGAAGGGTTGGAGAATTTTTTGTTAGATGATTGGTTTTTAAAGATGGACTCTAGTGTTGTTATTGAAAAAAGAAATCTTCTTTTCCAGGATGATACCAACGTAAAACAAATATTAACCAAAACCCAAGAATACGTTTCATCCATTCCTTACAAGTCGGGAAGTTTTGAATCAGCTCCCAAGGTGATTGAAAAAAACAATGGAGGTTGTACTGAACATTCCTACGTCACCATGGCATTGTTACGTGGTATGGGAATTCCTTCGCGGTTAGTATGGAATTATCTTCCAACGGAATCCTCCAAAGAGATTACATTCAATCATAAATTTGTAGAAGTTTGGGTAGAGGGTTTTGGATGGATCCCTATGGAACCATTGGCACCGCCTAAATCCAAACCCGGAATCACCCATGCGAGGCATGTCGTCTTTGCGGGACTTTCTGGAACAAATCATCCAAAAATCGCTGGAGGGGATAGGCTTGTTCAATTGTCAAAGGACCAATTGGGCCTTGCAAAAAAGATAAAATTCAAATTAGTTGTGGTAAAGTTAGATACAGAGAAGGAGGACACGGAAGAAAAAACTCTACCTCAAAAAACGAACCGTGCCATAAATTCAGGGGAAGATTTGATCGTTCCTTAA